A stretch of Cucumis sativus cultivar 9930 chromosome 2, Cucumber_9930_V3, whole genome shotgun sequence DNA encodes these proteins:
- the LOC105434729 gene encoding protein FEZ has protein sequence MEERNNETTGNDVEEEEEEEEVIFPLPGFRFHPTDEELVGFYLKRKVQNNPISTELIRQLDIYKYDPWDLPKLAWTGEKEWYFYCQRDRKYRNSARPNRVTSVGFWKATGTDRPIYSNSKSKSTIIGLKKSLVFYTGRACKAIKTDWMMHEFRLPQSPPNESWVICRIFKKTNISAAQRAASSAIPKQHETMREKPTSTTIDIPLSTYDPFHYFEAKLPDLSVPSEPFITAPPPMEMSDIAKSAIDVSSILFNISSSLLEDNPNDPFTSLFHSHSHGHSHGHPHPHPDTFSSISTLLHQQNASLLEYSHYPDLPLSNLNSIWDKLMN, from the exons ATGGAAGAGAGAAACAATGAAACAACTGGTAATgatgtagaagaagaagaagaagaggaagaagtaATATTTCCACTTCCAGGGTTTAGGTTTCATCCAACAGACGAAGAACTTGTTGGATTTTACTTGAAAAGAAAGGTTCAAAATAACCCCATTTCAACGGAACTCATAAGGCAACTAGACATCTACAAATACGATCCATGGGATCTTCCAA agtTAGCATGGACAGGAGAGAAGGAATGGTATTTTTACTGCCAAAGAGATAGAAAATACAGAAATAGTGCGAGACCAAACAGAGTGACATCAGTTGGGTTTTGGAAAGCTACTGGAACTGATCGTCCTATTTATTCAAATTCCAAATCCAAAAGCACTATTATTGGTTTGAAGAAATCTCTTGTGTTCTACACTGGGAGAGCTTGTAAAGCCATCAAAACTGACTGGATGATGCACGAGTTTCGGCTTCCCCAGTCACCACCAAAT GAGTCATGGGTGATATGTCGAATCTTCAAAAAAACCAACATTTCCGCAGCACAAAGAGCTGCTTCTTCTGCCATACCAAAACAACATGAAACAATGAGAGAAAAACCCACCAGTACCACCATAGATATTCCATTATCTACCTATGATCCATTTCACTATTTTGAAGCAAAGCTTCCTGACCTTTCTGTTCCGAGTGAACCCTTTATAACGGCCCCTCCTCCCATGGAAATGTCCGACATTGCAAAATCCGCTATCGATGTTTCCTCCATCCTCTTCAATATATCCTCTTCCTTGCTTGAAGACAACCCCAACGACCCTTTCACATCATTATTTCACTCTCACAGTCATGGTCATAGTCACGGTCACCCTCACCCTCACCCTGACACCTTTTCCTCGATCTCGACTTTACTACATCAACAAAATGCATCATTGTTAGAGTATTCACACTACCCCGATTTACCATTGAGTAATTTGAATTCCATTTGGGACAAGTTGATGAATTAA